The following coding sequences lie in one uncultured Mailhella sp. genomic window:
- a CDS encoding MFS transporter, which produces MNYRKILLLSLGHLSCDLNSHALPALLPYLAAAHGFDYQTCGFLAFAYSAVASLVQPGLGLLADKIARGWFIPLGILMASLGIGATGFLSNEYAMFVSLVLGGIGAAVFHPEAARYANIVSGDHKGVGLSIFSVGGNGGMLMGPVIVMLAVGGVPLGGMTLGGFGLHGTAAFCLLGVVMASVLLWRVSAWDMAARTPKATQNTSSAANEWGSFGILSGCLLTRMGLTVAFTTYLPLYWQGVFHASVSTGNLMLVLFSIFGVASNLSGGAAADRWGFRRVIRWASFLSLPILAVFPLVSSPWLAGVLLAPLAIALFAPFSSMVVLGQRYLSKNMGFASGITLGVAVSVGGMFAPVLGWVADLWGGLAPAMHLLTPLAVIGAVCACFLREPKAN; this is translated from the coding sequence ATGAACTACAGAAAAATCCTTCTTCTTTCCCTGGGGCATCTTTCCTGCGACCTCAATTCCCACGCGCTGCCCGCCCTGCTGCCCTATCTTGCGGCCGCTCACGGCTTCGACTATCAGACCTGCGGCTTCCTCGCCTTCGCCTATTCCGCCGTGGCCTCGCTGGTGCAGCCGGGCCTCGGCCTGCTCGCCGACAAAATAGCCCGCGGCTGGTTCATTCCGCTCGGCATTCTCATGGCGAGCCTGGGCATCGGCGCCACCGGCTTTCTCTCCAACGAATATGCCATGTTCGTCTCTCTGGTGCTGGGCGGCATAGGCGCGGCGGTCTTTCATCCCGAGGCGGCCCGCTACGCCAACATCGTGTCCGGCGACCACAAGGGCGTAGGACTCAGCATCTTTTCCGTGGGCGGCAACGGCGGCATGCTCATGGGGCCGGTCATCGTCATGCTCGCGGTCGGCGGAGTTCCGCTCGGCGGCATGACCCTGGGCGGCTTCGGACTGCACGGCACCGCCGCCTTCTGCCTGCTCGGCGTTGTCATGGCGTCGGTGCTGCTCTGGCGCGTTTCCGCCTGGGACATGGCGGCCAGAACTCCCAAGGCCACGCAAAACACCAGCTCGGCCGCCAATGAATGGGGATCCTTCGGCATTCTTTCCGGCTGCCTGCTTACCCGCATGGGACTCACCGTGGCCTTCACCACCTACCTGCCGCTCTACTGGCAGGGCGTGTTCCACGCGTCCGTGTCCACCGGCAACCTCATGCTCGTGCTGTTCTCCATCTTCGGCGTAGCCAGCAATCTTTCCGGCGGCGCTGCCGCCGACCGCTGGGGCTTCCGCCGAGTCATACGCTGGGCATCCTTCCTCTCCCTGCCCATTCTCGCCGTGTTTCCGCTGGTGAGCAGTCCGTGGCTGGCCGGCGTTCTGCTGGCTCCGCTCGCCATAGCCCTGTTCGCGCCGTTCAGCTCCATGGTCGTGCTCGGTCAGCGCTATCTCTCCAAAAACATGGGCTTTGCTTCGGGCATCACCCTCGGGGTTGCCGTCAGCGTGGGCGGCATGTTCGCCCCCGTGCTGGGCTGGGTCGCCGACCTCTGGGGCGGTCTGGCCCCCGCCATGCATCTGCTCACGCCTCTGGCCGTCATCGGCGCGGTGTGCGCCTGCTTCCTCCGCGAACCGAAAGCAAACTGA
- a CDS encoding amidohydrolase family protein, whose translation MDNVRYDFDFFKKIDAHSHIGFFGSPFNVNFNTELLARQMDEYNIEKTILCPAGAHLNEEVNAAWHAMPERVIPLCWVNANLGQQAYDMLEHYLRDEGFAGVKMQPLFDAFTADSPMVDPIMDIAQAYHKPVFIHCGHPPYSLPWQIGLLAERHPEVPTVMIHMGHGHGVYIEGSINMAKKYDNLFLEVSGMPMGCQIRNAYETVGSERVMFGIDSPFHHPSAEIQRVHSCGLPASALEDVFYNNAAKFMHLK comes from the coding sequence ATGGACAACGTTCGGTATGATTTCGACTTCTTCAAAAAAATCGACGCCCATTCCCATATCGGTTTTTTCGGCAGTCCCTTCAACGTCAACTTCAACACGGAACTTCTCGCCCGTCAGATGGACGAGTACAACATTGAAAAAACCATCCTGTGCCCTGCGGGAGCTCATCTCAACGAAGAAGTGAACGCCGCCTGGCACGCCATGCCGGAGCGCGTCATTCCTCTTTGCTGGGTCAATGCCAACCTCGGACAGCAGGCCTATGACATGCTTGAACATTATCTGCGCGACGAGGGCTTCGCCGGCGTCAAGATGCAGCCTCTCTTCGACGCCTTCACCGCCGACTCCCCCATGGTCGATCCCATCATGGACATCGCGCAGGCATACCACAAGCCGGTATTCATCCATTGCGGACACCCGCCCTATTCCCTGCCCTGGCAGATCGGTCTGCTCGCCGAACGCCACCCCGAAGTGCCCACGGTGATGATACACATGGGCCACGGTCATGGCGTGTACATCGAAGGCAGCATCAACATGGCGAAAAAATACGACAACCTCTTCCTCGAAGTATCCGGCATGCCCATGGGATGCCAGATCAGGAACGCCTATGAAACCGTGGGTTCGGAAAGGGTTATGTTCGGCATTGATTCGCCCTTCCATCACCCGAGCGCGGAAATTCAGCGCGTCCATTCCTGCGGTCTGCCCGCCAGCGCTCTGGAAGACGTGTTTTACAACAACGCCGCCAAATTCATGCATCTGAAATAA
- a CDS encoding zinc ribbon domain-containing protein: MPIYEYRCKACNHTFEDLVFGDEKPSCPKCHSTDTEKMISRCSCRLADGTPDSFDLPSAPASGGGCAGCSGGNCASCGH, encoded by the coding sequence ATGCCTATTTACGAATATCGCTGCAAAGCCTGCAATCATACCTTTGAGGATCTCGTCTTCGGCGACGAAAAGCCTTCCTGCCCCAAGTGCCATTCCACGGACACGGAAAAGATGATTTCCCGCTGCTCGTGCCGTCTGGCCGACGGAACGCCCGATTCCTTCGATCTGCCTTCCGCTCCGGCGTCCGGCGGCGGATGCGCCGGATGCTCCGGCGGCAACTGCGCAAGCTGCGGTCACTAG
- a CDS encoding type II toxin-antitoxin system HicB family antitoxin, translating into MLYPMFVRHQPFGGFSGELPDLPGCVPEGDTLEEMLDNVQSAALLWLEERHASVLPEPSASEDYDDADCPPMLVEILPPESPQTSND; encoded by the coding sequence GTGCTCTATCCCATGTTCGTCCGCCATCAGCCTTTCGGCGGTTTTTCCGGCGAACTTCCCGATCTTCCCGGATGCGTCCCGGAGGGCGACACGCTGGAGGAGATGCTCGACAACGTGCAGAGCGCCGCGCTGCTCTGGCTTGAGGAACGCCATGCCTCTGTGCTGCCCGAGCCTTCCGCGTCGGAAGATTACGACGACGCCGACTGCCCGCCCATGCTCGTGGAAATTCTTCCGCCGGAGTCGCCGCAAACCAGCAACGACTGA
- a CDS encoding D-sedoheptulose 7-phosphate isomerase: MKTALEIIHEHAEEGAKLRRRFLADAAPVLDAASRRMARSLADGGKILVCGNGGSAADAQHMTGELLGRFLMERPSLPAVALTVDTSTLTAVGNDYGYEEVFSRQVSGLGRPGDVLVAFSTSGGSANVVKAIEAARTAGMAVVGLTGKGGGRMAAMCDYLLDVPHSHTPLIQEMHEACMHLMCQLIDHYLFENVQALSEGPKGA; encoded by the coding sequence ATGAAAACAGCTCTTGAAATTATCCACGAACATGCGGAAGAGGGCGCGAAGCTGCGTCGCCGCTTCCTTGCCGACGCCGCTCCCGTTCTCGACGCGGCTTCCCGCCGCATGGCGCGCAGTCTTGCCGACGGCGGCAAGATTCTTGTCTGCGGCAACGGAGGCAGCGCGGCCGACGCCCAGCACATGACCGGAGAACTTCTGGGTCGCTTTCTCATGGAACGCCCCTCGCTTCCCGCCGTGGCGCTCACGGTGGACACGTCCACGCTGACCGCCGTGGGCAACGACTACGGGTATGAAGAAGTGTTTTCCCGTCAGGTGTCCGGCCTCGGTCGTCCCGGCGACGTGCTGGTGGCCTTTTCCACGTCGGGCGGAAGTGCCAACGTCGTCAAGGCCATCGAAGCCGCCCGCACCGCGGGTATGGCGGTGGTGGGACTCACCGGCAAGGGCGGGGGCAGAATGGCCGCCATGTGCGACTATCTTCTCGACGTGCCCCATTCGCACACTCCGCTGATCCAGGAAATGCACGAAGCGTGCATGCACCTTATGTGTCAGCTTATCGATCATTATCTCTTCGAGAATGTTCAGGCCCTCAGCGAGGGCCCGAAAGGAGCCTGA
- a CDS encoding NAD(+)/NADH kinase — MQPISRLLILHKDNPQPENAGRALIPWLRSRQVEGVLLSAGADAMTMRAEAAASDAVLVLGGDGTMIGVARRLAGIRTPLAGMNFGRVGFLASLPAEGWEEPLADMLQGRWELERHLTLHWRILRRKGDMLEPLSEGVAINDVVTAHGVVARAVSLSLNIDGVHFSTLRCDGVIVSTPLGSTAYTASAGGPLTIPSMNAQLVTPICPFAGGFPPIALPASSCIRLEACRQGDQVLLSVDGQENLPLDFGDVLEIQGTPDQLHMLVSDKNWYLRRLIDRGIVTSGPGRRENG, encoded by the coding sequence ATGCAGCCCATCTCCCGTCTTCTCATTCTTCATAAGGACAACCCTCAGCCGGAAAACGCCGGGCGGGCCCTGATTCCCTGGCTGCGCTCCCGTCAGGTGGAAGGCGTGCTGCTTTCCGCCGGCGCCGACGCCATGACCATGCGGGCCGAGGCAGCCGCCAGCGACGCCGTTCTCGTGCTCGGCGGCGACGGCACCATGATAGGCGTGGCCCGCCGTCTGGCCGGCATACGCACGCCCCTTGCCGGCATGAACTTCGGCAGGGTGGGCTTTCTGGCCTCTCTTCCCGCCGAGGGCTGGGAAGAACCTCTGGCCGACATGCTGCAGGGCCGATGGGAGCTGGAACGACACCTCACCCTGCACTGGCGCATTCTGCGGCGGAAGGGAGACATGCTGGAGCCCCTCAGCGAAGGCGTGGCCATCAACGACGTGGTCACCGCGCACGGCGTGGTCGCCCGCGCGGTTTCTCTGAGCCTGAACATCGACGGCGTCCACTTCAGCACGCTGCGCTGCGACGGCGTCATCGTGTCCACGCCGCTCGGCTCCACCGCCTACACGGCCTCCGCAGGCGGCCCGCTCACCATTCCTTCCATGAACGCCCAGCTCGTCACGCCCATCTGTCCCTTTGCCGGGGGGTTTCCTCCCATCGCGCTGCCCGCCTCTTCCTGCATCCGGCTGGAAGCCTGCCGTCAGGGCGATCAGGTACTGCTTTCCGTGGACGGGCAGGAAAATCTGCCGCTGGACTTCGGCGACGTGCTGGAAATCCAGGGCACGCCCGATCAGCTCCACATGCTCGTGAGCGACAAGAACTGGTACCTGCGCCGCCTCATCGATCGCGGCATCGTCACCTCCGGGCCGGGCCGACGGGAAAACGGCTGA
- a CDS encoding GNAT family N-acetyltransferase — METLILSHGSLDWNPPLAALWTAIAARSGRADPFSCTPAWQLSFHDAFAPRRRLFIHVDEENVLAFAELTLLSGHILLAPVEAHWISASPLLGPSADDLLVQMLPALADFYHGALPCLLISGLEEGNDLFPRLSRRTADIFHVLPQPATLQRSASLDGGMDGYLSRRSGNFRAKMKKARRKAAESDVTFERVVPATVQEADAAYARMIAVEERSWKGREHCGMTEPPSLEFYRVMMRRLSLYRGGRVMFAAQEGKDIGFIFGGMAGRFYRGQQFSYDADYKTLSIGDLLQMEQLSWLCEENAVRYDMGMSDHPAMAYKTHWAELEQKLLAWLLIPKARP; from the coding sequence ATGGAAACACTTATTCTGTCCCACGGTTCCCTTGACTGGAACCCGCCGCTGGCCGCCCTCTGGACGGCCATTGCCGCGCGCTCCGGAAGAGCGGATCCCTTCAGCTGCACGCCGGCGTGGCAACTCTCCTTTCACGACGCCTTTGCGCCCAGACGGCGTCTGTTCATCCATGTGGACGAAGAAAACGTGCTGGCGTTTGCGGAGCTCACGCTGCTTTCCGGACATATTCTTCTCGCGCCCGTGGAAGCGCACTGGATTTCCGCAAGCCCCCTGCTGGGGCCGAGTGCCGACGACCTTCTCGTGCAGATGCTTCCCGCGCTGGCCGACTTCTATCACGGCGCGCTCCCCTGCCTGCTTATCAGCGGTCTGGAAGAAGGCAACGATCTTTTTCCCCGCCTCTCCCGCCGCACGGCCGACATCTTTCATGTGCTGCCCCAGCCCGCCACGCTGCAGCGCAGCGCCTCGCTTGACGGCGGCATGGACGGCTATCTTTCCCGACGCTCGGGCAATTTCCGCGCCAAAATGAAAAAGGCGCGCCGCAAGGCCGCGGAAAGCGACGTGACCTTTGAACGCGTCGTGCCCGCCACGGTTCAGGAAGCCGACGCCGCCTACGCGCGCATGATCGCCGTTGAGGAAAGAAGCTGGAAAGGCAGGGAGCACTGCGGTATGACGGAACCGCCATCGCTGGAATTCTACCGGGTGATGATGCGGCGACTGTCCCTGTACCGCGGCGGCCGGGTAATGTTCGCCGCACAGGAAGGCAAGGACATCGGCTTCATTTTCGGCGGCATGGCCGGACGCTTCTACCGCGGGCAGCAGTTCAGCTACGACGCCGATTATAAAACGCTTTCCATCGGCGACCTTTTGCAGATGGAACAGCTTTCCTGGCTGTGCGAAGAAAACGCCGTCCGTTACGACATGGGCATGAGCGATCACCCCGCCATGGCCTACAAAACGCACTGGGCGGAGCTGGAACAAAAACTTCTCGCCTGGCTGCTCATCCCCAAAGCGAGGCCGTAA
- the hemC gene encoding hydroxymethylbilane synthase, whose product MKKIIIATRGSKLALWQAEHVKGRLTAQYPDLEVELLVLKTKGDVILDVPLAKVGGKGLFVKEIEEALLSGAADIAVHSMKDVPMVLPEGLILGAVPEREVCNDLFLSERCAELAALPAGAVLGTSSLRRQAQVLALRPDIRVAMLRGNVETRLRKMKEGQYDAIILARAGVKRLGLSATFQQDLTPPDMLPAVGQGALGVEMREDRADLRELLSFLEHRPTRLCVSAERAFLRRLDGGCQVPIAAHAVLNGDELELSALVAGVDGKTVIRGFRRAEASPEQAELMGCALAEELLSKGADRILAELYNGEDGEKA is encoded by the coding sequence ATGAAAAAAATCATCATTGCCACGCGCGGCAGCAAGCTGGCGCTCTGGCAGGCGGAACACGTCAAAGGACGCCTCACGGCGCAGTATCCTGATCTGGAAGTCGAACTGCTCGTGCTCAAGACCAAGGGAGACGTCATTCTCGACGTGCCTCTCGCCAAGGTGGGCGGCAAGGGCCTTTTCGTGAAGGAAATAGAGGAGGCGCTGCTTTCCGGCGCGGCGGACATCGCCGTGCACAGCATGAAGGACGTGCCCATGGTGCTGCCCGAAGGGCTGATTCTGGGCGCGGTTCCGGAACGGGAAGTGTGCAACGACCTCTTCCTTTCCGAGCGCTGTGCGGAACTTGCCGCGCTGCCTGCGGGGGCCGTGCTCGGCACAAGTTCCCTGCGCAGACAGGCGCAGGTTCTGGCGCTGCGGCCCGACATCCGCGTGGCCATGCTGCGCGGCAACGTGGAAACGCGCCTGCGCAAGATGAAGGAAGGGCAGTACGACGCCATCATTCTCGCCCGCGCGGGCGTCAAGCGTCTGGGGCTTTCCGCCACCTTCCAGCAGGATCTCACGCCGCCGGACATGCTGCCCGCCGTGGGACAGGGCGCGCTCGGCGTGGAAATGCGCGAAGACAGGGCCGATCTGCGCGAGCTTCTTTCCTTCCTTGAACACAGGCCCACGCGCCTGTGCGTTTCTGCGGAGCGCGCGTTCCTGCGTCGTCTGGACGGCGGCTGTCAGGTGCCCATCGCGGCCCACGCCGTGCTGAACGGCGACGAGCTGGAACTTTCCGCGCTGGTGGCCGGCGTGGACGGCAAAACGGTGATACGAGGATTCAGACGCGCCGAGGCCTCGCCGGAACAGGCGGAGCTCATGGGCTGCGCGCTGGCGGAGGAACTGCTTTCCAAAGGCGCAGACCGCATTCTGGCTGAACTTTACAATGGAGAAGACGGGGAAAAGGCATGA
- a CDS encoding AAA family ATPase — protein sequence MSPALRTIAPLSADKLRPCWPAERVPWEDSRAIPRGGRRRPAQPRALAALELAVHIRNSGYNVYLSGSPDLGRTYMLCDFLEPLARREATPPDVIYVNNFKDEDRPVLIQLPAGQGSQMRDALADALRQLREELPARLDSDVFLRKRRAGREQFREERSNMVKELERMAEEKGFALEAEEQGALSLFPMKEGKRLSDEEVSLLDALERREFKKRADQLLQSMAPFVRKMGELEKSFQKKERQLEREAAEYLLNRLVSPVADKACRLSGCEEKTDALRTFFDDLRADVLDHLELFLPKDGPSLPGHGESPAPQEPDLYRYSVNVLVDNGDMRGAPVVVEDHPTYGNLLGCVERESEMGALVTDFTLIKAGSLHRANGGYLVLHANDLLANGPAWEGLMRALRSGVARIEDPDFNDTSRVKGIEPEPMPLNLKVVLVGEEDLYEMLLERDERFAKQFKIKAQMASETERTAPSVRSWLCQLARIMDEADLLPFDREALAGLVDHGSELCEDHRKLTLRFPLMRETLIEASATAAMAGKSVVDRASLNAALKARRHRSDLVEELFMEEYDRDVIKLRTSGAEVGCVNGLAVTTSGDYEFGLPHQISCTVGVGHGGIIDLEREAELGGPIHTKAMMILKSYLASQFAHNKPLVLSGSLCFEQSYSGIEGDSASGAELAALLSALSEVPIRLSLAFTGAVSQSGQIMAVGGVTRKIEGFFELCSRRGLTGEQGVIIPRDNVEHLMLDDKVVEAVREGRFAIYPVTHISEAMELLTGMPVGRRRKNGTFARDTLFYKVDERLSEFGWLAEHSFKTRKRRTRA from the coding sequence ATGAGTCCTGCGCTTCGCACCATAGCGCCGCTGTCTGCGGACAAGCTGCGTCCCTGCTGGCCCGCGGAACGCGTTCCGTGGGAGGACAGCCGCGCCATTCCCCGGGGCGGACGCCGTCGCCCGGCGCAGCCCAGGGCGCTGGCTGCGCTGGAGCTTGCGGTGCATATCCGCAATTCCGGGTACAACGTGTATCTTTCCGGCTCGCCCGATCTGGGGCGCACCTACATGCTGTGCGATTTTCTCGAACCGCTCGCCCGCCGGGAAGCCACGCCTCCAGACGTCATTTACGTCAACAATTTCAAGGATGAAGATCGGCCCGTTCTCATTCAGCTTCCGGCCGGACAGGGCAGCCAGATGCGCGATGCGCTGGCCGACGCGCTCCGCCAGCTTCGCGAGGAGCTGCCCGCGCGGCTTGATTCCGACGTGTTTCTGCGCAAGCGCCGCGCCGGACGCGAACAGTTCCGCGAAGAGCGCTCGAACATGGTCAAGGAGCTTGAGCGCATGGCCGAAGAAAAGGGCTTTGCGCTCGAAGCCGAAGAGCAGGGAGCGCTGTCGCTGTTTCCCATGAAGGAAGGCAAGCGCCTGAGCGACGAGGAAGTGTCGCTTCTGGACGCGCTGGAGCGCCGGGAGTTCAAAAAAAGAGCGGATCAGCTGCTGCAGAGCATGGCTCCCTTTGTCCGCAAGATGGGTGAGCTTGAAAAGAGCTTTCAGAAAAAGGAGCGTCAGCTTGAGCGCGAGGCGGCGGAATACCTCTTGAACCGTCTGGTCTCGCCGGTGGCGGACAAGGCCTGCCGTCTGTCCGGCTGCGAGGAGAAGACCGACGCGCTGCGCACGTTCTTTGACGATCTTCGGGCCGACGTGCTGGATCATCTGGAGCTTTTTCTGCCCAAGGACGGACCGTCTCTGCCGGGGCACGGCGAAAGCCCCGCGCCGCAGGAGCCGGATCTGTACCGCTACAGCGTCAACGTGCTGGTGGACAACGGCGACATGCGCGGCGCGCCCGTGGTGGTGGAGGATCATCCCACCTACGGCAATCTGCTGGGCTGCGTGGAAAGGGAATCGGAAATGGGCGCGCTCGTCACGGACTTCACGCTCATCAAGGCCGGTTCGCTGCATCGCGCCAACGGCGGCTATCTGGTGCTGCATGCCAACGATCTTCTGGCCAACGGCCCCGCATGGGAAGGACTCATGCGCGCGCTGCGCTCCGGCGTGGCCCGCATTGAAGACCCGGACTTCAACGATACCTCCCGCGTGAAGGGCATAGAGCCGGAACCCATGCCCCTGAATCTGAAAGTGGTGCTCGTGGGCGAGGAGGATCTGTACGAAATGCTGCTGGAGCGCGACGAGCGTTTTGCCAAGCAGTTCAAGATCAAGGCGCAGATGGCTTCGGAGACCGAGCGCACGGCGCCGTCCGTGCGGTCGTGGCTCTGTCAGCTCGCCCGCATCATGGACGAGGCCGATCTCTTGCCGTTCGACCGTGAAGCGCTGGCCGGTCTGGTGGATCACGGCTCGGAGCTGTGCGAGGATCACCGGAAGCTGACGCTGCGTTTTCCGCTCATGCGCGAAACGCTCATCGAGGCGTCGGCCACGGCCGCCATGGCGGGCAAGTCCGTGGTGGACAGAGCCAGTCTGAACGCGGCGCTGAAAGCGCGTCGGCATCGCTCCGATCTTGTCGAGGAACTCTTCATGGAGGAATACGACCGCGACGTCATCAAGCTGCGCACGTCGGGTGCCGAAGTCGGCTGCGTCAACGGTCTGGCCGTGACCACGAGCGGCGACTACGAGTTCGGCCTGCCGCATCAGATTTCCTGCACCGTGGGCGTGGGACACGGCGGCATCATTGACCTTGAGCGCGAGGCGGAGCTCGGCGGCCCCATCCACACCAAGGCCATGATGATTCTGAAAAGCTATCTGGCTTCGCAGTTTGCGCACAACAAGCCGCTGGTGCTTTCCGGCAGCCTATGCTTCGAGCAGAGCTACAGCGGCATTGAAGGAGATTCCGCGTCCGGCGCGGAACTCGCGGCACTGCTCTCCGCTCTGTCGGAAGTGCCCATCCGACTGTCTCTGGCCTTTACCGGCGCGGTAAGCCAGTCCGGGCAGATCATGGCCGTGGGCGGCGTCACCCGCAAGATCGAGGGATTCTTCGAGCTGTGTTCCCGCCGCGGACTCACGGGGGAGCAGGGCGTCATCATTCCGCGCGACAATGTGGAGCATCTCATGCTGGACGACAAGGTTGTCGAGGCCGTGCGCGAGGGGCGTTTTGCCATCTATCCCGTGACGCACATTTCGGAAGCCATGGAACTGCTTACCGGCATGCCGGTGGGGCGTCGCCGCAAGAACGGCACTTTTGCCCGGGACACGCTGTTTTATAAGGTTGACGAACGGCTGAGCGAATTCGGCTGGCTGGCCGAGCACAGCTTCAAGACCAGAAAGCGCAGAACGCGGGCCTGA
- a CDS encoding WYL domain-containing protein, producing the protein MLLRYIPFFEDNMTRSTPELSAAGSNRLVRLLRIAQEIRCYPQQTQEALQKKFGISRSQYYKDKAALAETGFCFTFNRKTGFRITEDRLTPITGLTLSDRLVLMFALEYLSSEGDGTLAALAVETGRKLAGGLSSPFREQLQQCFDSCITSKVFGAEPEVLQTLQKAVYENRRVRIFYTRATDWTERWRTIDPRRLYIRRHAIYVYARTADETPPAWKIFRLNRIRKAEPTDICFSCESLQDDGFADKQQHSFAGVFGDTLFDVTLRFTGNAMHYVLERQWHPSQQTRRSAHELLFSVRVSDPQEVVRWARQWENEMEVVSITPVSEE; encoded by the coding sequence ATGCTCCTGCGGTACATCCCTTTCTTCGAGGACAACATGACGCGCTCCACGCCAGAATTATCGGCCGCAGGCTCCAATCGTCTCGTTCGACTGCTCCGCATCGCCCAAGAAATCCGATGCTACCCGCAACAGACGCAGGAAGCGCTGCAGAAAAAATTCGGCATCAGCCGCAGTCAGTACTACAAGGACAAGGCCGCGCTGGCCGAAACGGGCTTTTGCTTCACCTTCAACCGCAAGACGGGCTTCCGCATCACGGAAGACAGACTCACGCCCATCACCGGCCTCACGCTTTCCGACAGGCTCGTGCTCATGTTCGCGCTCGAATACCTCAGCAGCGAAGGCGACGGAACCCTCGCCGCCCTGGCCGTGGAAACCGGACGCAAACTGGCGGGCGGTCTTTCCTCGCCCTTCCGGGAACAGCTTCAGCAGTGCTTCGATTCCTGCATCACCTCCAAGGTGTTCGGTGCGGAACCGGAAGTGCTCCAGACGCTGCAGAAGGCCGTGTACGAAAACCGCCGAGTGCGCATCTTCTACACCCGCGCCACGGACTGGACGGAACGCTGGCGCACCATTGATCCCAGACGGCTGTACATCCGGCGGCACGCCATCTACGTGTATGCCCGCACGGCCGACGAAACGCCGCCCGCCTGGAAAATCTTCCGTCTGAACCGCATCAGGAAGGCCGAACCCACGGACATCTGCTTTTCCTGCGAATCGCTGCAGGACGACGGCTTTGCCGACAAGCAGCAGCACTCCTTTGCCGGCGTGTTCGGCGACACGCTCTTCGACGTCACGCTGCGCTTTACCGGCAACGCCATGCACTACGTGCTGGAACGCCAATGGCATCCCAGTCAGCAGACACGCCGCTCCGCCCACGAACTGCTGTTTTCCGTGCGCGTTTCCGATCCTCAGGAAGTCGTCCGCTGGGCCAGACAGTGGGAAAACGAAATGGAAGTCGTCTCCATAACGCCGGTCAGCGAGGAATAG